One stretch of Mycolicibacterium fallax DNA includes these proteins:
- a CDS encoding UDP-N-acetylmuramoyl-L-alanyl-D-glutamate--2,6-diaminopimelate ligase, which translates to MPAPLRPKHVAGVRLAELTEQAAGSGPGTDLLLTGVTLRAQDVMAGDLFAALPGTAAHGADFAADAVARGAVAILTDPTGAERAEHAGVPVLVVPDPRAVLGAVAARVYGDPSRRLTLIGITGTSGKTTTAYLVEAGLRAAGRVAGLIGTVGIRIDGVDVPSALTTPEAPALQALLAVMAERGVDTVVMEVSSHALELGRVDGTGYAVGGFTNLSRDHLDFHPSMADYFEAKARLFDPASAVHAGAAVVCVDDDAGVAMAARATDPVTVSATGPADWTAADPAATATGGQEFTAVAPGGGHHRIAIPLPGQFNVANCLLALALLDAVGVGPEQAAPGLREARVPGRLEPVDAGQDFLAVVDYAHKPGALRAVLETLRGRRATGRIAVVFGAGGNRDTGKRAPMGAVAAELADLVVVTDDNPRDEDPAAIRAEVLAGIDAAATTEVREIGDRAEAIAAAVAWARPGDVVLIAGKGHESGQTAGGQTRPFDDRAELAAALGRRRGQGGTPL; encoded by the coding sequence ATGCCCGCACCCCTTCGTCCCAAACATGTTGCGGGCGTGCGCCTGGCGGAACTCACCGAGCAGGCCGCCGGCAGCGGACCAGGCACCGATCTGCTGCTGACCGGGGTGACGCTGCGCGCCCAGGACGTCATGGCGGGCGACCTGTTCGCCGCGCTGCCCGGCACCGCCGCGCACGGCGCCGACTTCGCCGCCGACGCGGTGGCCCGCGGCGCGGTCGCCATCCTCACCGATCCCACCGGGGCCGAGCGCGCCGAGCACGCCGGTGTCCCGGTGCTGGTGGTGCCCGACCCGCGCGCGGTGCTCGGCGCCGTTGCCGCCCGGGTCTACGGCGACCCGTCGCGCCGGCTCACACTCATCGGCATCACCGGCACCTCCGGCAAGACCACCACCGCCTACCTGGTGGAGGCCGGCCTGCGGGCGGCCGGCCGGGTCGCCGGGCTGATCGGCACCGTCGGGATCCGGATCGACGGGGTCGACGTGCCCAGCGCCCTGACCACCCCGGAGGCGCCCGCGCTGCAGGCCCTGCTGGCGGTGATGGCCGAACGCGGCGTCGACACCGTGGTGATGGAGGTGTCCAGCCACGCCCTGGAACTCGGCCGGGTCGACGGGACCGGGTACGCGGTCGGCGGGTTCACCAACCTGTCCCGCGATCACCTGGACTTCCACCCCAGCATGGCCGACTACTTCGAGGCCAAGGCCCGGCTGTTCGACCCGGCCTCGGCGGTGCACGCCGGCGCCGCCGTGGTCTGCGTCGACGACGACGCCGGCGTGGCGATGGCCGCCCGGGCCACCGACCCGGTGACGGTCTCGGCGACCGGCCCGGCGGACTGGACCGCCGCCGATCCGGCGGCCACCGCGACCGGCGGCCAGGAGTTCACCGCGGTGGCCCCCGGCGGGGGGCACCACCGCATCGCGATCCCGCTGCCCGGCCAGTTCAACGTCGCCAACTGCCTACTGGCGCTTGCGCTGCTGGACGCGGTCGGGGTCGGCCCGGAGCAGGCCGCGCCGGGCCTGCGGGAGGCCCGGGTGCCGGGCCGGCTGGAACCCGTCGACGCCGGCCAGGACTTTCTGGCGGTGGTCGACTACGCGCACAAGCCGGGCGCGCTGCGCGCGGTGCTGGAGACGCTGCGCGGCCGCCGGGCCACCGGGCGGATCGCGGTGGTGTTCGGCGCCGGCGGTAACCGGGACACCGGCAAACGGGCGCCGATGGGTGCGGTCGCCGCCGAGTTGGCCGACCTGGTCGTGGTCACCGACGACAACCCGCGCGACGAGGACCCCGCGGCAATCCGCGCCGAGGTGCTCGCCGGGATCGATGCGGCCGCGACCACCGAGGTCCGGGAGATCGGCGATCGGGCCGAGGCGATCGCCGCCGCGGTGGCCTGGGCCCGGCCCGGCGACGTCGTGCTGATCGCCGGCAAGGGACACGAGAGCGGCCAGACCGCGGGCGGGCAGACCCGTCCGTTCGACGATCGAGCCGAGTTGGCCGCCGCGTTGGGCCGGCGCCGCGGCCAGGGAGGGACACCGTTGTGA
- a CDS encoding alpha-(1->6)-mannopyranosyltransferase A encodes MTTGSSPDVHTGTPAGQWQRLREFTRSDRSRPAMLGLAGAVAVTAGGLGAGSTRVHDPLLETLHLSWLRFGHGLVVSSVLLWGGVAVMLVAWLWLGRRMLAGRTDDYTMIATTGFWLAPLLLSVPLFSRDTYSYLAQGALLRDGFDPYAVGPIENDNGLLDDVSPIWMTTTAPYGPAFILVARFVTTIVGDNVVAGAMLLRLGMLPGLVLLIWAARRIARHVGANTTSTLWVCVLNPLVILHLMGGVHNEMLMAGLMAAGIALIFADRAVTGFTLVALATAVKATAGIAAPFLVWVWMRNLARRRGYRSPVAFLVAGASSVLIFVVVFAVSSLAAGVGLGWLTALAGSVKIINWLTIPTAVANLTNAIGGLFMTVNFYAVLEVTRIAGLLIIAAALTVLWWRYRRTDRDVLIGMSLAMVVVVLFVPAALPWYYSWPLAVGAALIASRSAIALVAGFSTWIMVIFKPDGSHGMYSLLHVALATGCAIGAWYYLSRPEQAGDDAAAQQPAAAS; translated from the coding sequence ATGACGACCGGCTCCTCCCCCGACGTCCACACCGGCACACCGGCCGGGCAGTGGCAACGGCTGCGCGAATTCACCCGCTCCGACCGGTCCCGCCCGGCGATGCTCGGGCTGGCCGGCGCGGTGGCGGTCACCGCGGGCGGCCTGGGCGCAGGCAGCACCCGGGTGCACGACCCGCTGCTGGAGACCCTGCACCTGTCCTGGCTGCGGTTCGGCCACGGGTTGGTGGTGTCCTCGGTGCTGCTCTGGGGCGGCGTCGCGGTGATGCTGGTGGCCTGGCTGTGGCTGGGCCGGCGGATGCTGGCGGGCCGCACCGACGACTACACGATGATCGCGACGACGGGATTCTGGCTGGCCCCGCTGCTGCTGTCGGTGCCACTGTTCAGCCGCGACACCTACTCCTACCTGGCCCAGGGCGCGCTGCTGCGGGACGGTTTCGACCCGTACGCGGTCGGCCCGATCGAGAACGACAACGGGCTGCTCGACGACGTCAGCCCGATCTGGATGACGACCACCGCCCCGTACGGCCCGGCCTTCATCCTGGTCGCCCGGTTCGTCACCACGATCGTCGGCGACAACGTGGTGGCCGGCGCCATGCTGCTGCGACTGGGCATGCTGCCCGGGCTGGTGCTGCTGATCTGGGCCGCCCGCCGGATCGCCCGGCACGTCGGCGCCAACACCACCTCGACGCTGTGGGTGTGCGTGCTCAACCCGCTGGTGATCCTGCACCTGATGGGTGGCGTGCACAACGAGATGCTGATGGCCGGGCTGATGGCCGCCGGGATCGCGCTGATCTTCGCCGACCGAGCGGTTACCGGGTTCACCCTGGTGGCGCTGGCCACCGCGGTCAAGGCCACCGCGGGCATCGCCGCGCCGTTTTTGGTCTGGGTGTGGATGCGCAACCTGGCCCGCCGGCGCGGCTACCGCTCGCCGGTGGCCTTCCTGGTCGCCGGGGCGAGTTCGGTACTGATCTTCGTCGTCGTGTTCGCGGTGTCCTCGCTGGCCGCCGGCGTCGGACTGGGCTGGCTGACCGCCCTGGCCGGCTCGGTGAAGATCATCAACTGGCTGACCATTCCCACCGCCGTGGCGAATCTGACCAACGCCATCGGCGGGCTGTTCATGACGGTGAACTTCTACGCGGTGCTGGAGGTCACCCGGATCGCCGGCCTGCTCATCATCGCCGCCGCCCTGACGGTGCTGTGGTGGCGGTACCGGCGCACCGACCGGGACGTGCTGATCGGGATGAGCCTGGCCATGGTCGTGGTGGTGCTGTTCGTGCCGGCCGCGCTGCCCTGGTACTACAGCTGGCCGCTGGCCGTCGGCGCGGCGCTGATCGCCTCGCGGTCCGCGATCGCGCTGGTCGCCGGGTTCTCCACCTGGATCATGGTGATCTTCAAACCCGACGGCAGCCACGGCATGTACTCGCTGCTGCACGTCGCGCTGGCGACCGGCTGCGCGATCGGGGCCTGGTATTACCTGTCCCGCCCCGAGCAGGCCGGCGACGACGCGGCGGCGCAGCAGCCCGCCGCGGCGAGCTGA
- a CDS encoding GNAT family N-acetyltransferase has product MAGRLREALGVYVQAMRYPRGTENQRAALWLEHSRRPGWKGVAALELDRAFGPEAPPADADLRRGRLLGVAYGYRGAPDHWWQQQVLAGLRQAGLPEAQIAALMTNYFELTELHVEPGAQGRGLGEALVRRLVQGRTEANVLLSTPEIDGEDNRAWRLYRRLGFGDVIRGYRFAGDPRPFAILGRSLPL; this is encoded by the coding sequence ATGGCCGGCCGGTTACGGGAGGCGCTCGGCGTCTACGTGCAGGCGATGCGCTATCCGCGCGGCACCGAGAACCAGCGCGCCGCGCTCTGGCTGGAACACTCCCGCAGGCCGGGCTGGAAGGGTGTCGCCGCGCTGGAGCTCGACCGGGCGTTCGGACCCGAGGCGCCCCCGGCGGACGCCGACCTGCGCCGGGGCCGGCTGCTCGGGGTGGCCTACGGCTACCGCGGTGCCCCCGACCACTGGTGGCAGCAGCAGGTGCTGGCCGGGCTGCGCCAGGCCGGGCTGCCCGAAGCTCAGATCGCGGCGCTGATGACCAACTACTTCGAGCTCACCGAGTTGCACGTCGAACCCGGCGCCCAGGGCCGCGGACTGGGCGAAGCCCTGGTCCGCCGGTTGGTGCAGGGCCGTACCGAGGCGAACGTGCTGCTGTCCACCCCGGAGATCGACGGCGAGGACAATCGGGCCTGGCGGCTGTACCGCCGGCTGGGATTCGGTGACGTCATCCGCGGCTATCGCTTCGCCGGCGATCCCCGGCCGTTTGCCATCCTCGGCCGGTCTCTGCCGCTCTGA
- the idsA2 gene encoding bifunctional (2E,6E)-farnesyl/geranyl diphosphate synthase yields MELAGAVTEQLRTYLSTRRRDAAYMGPDYHRLIGALEDFVLNGGKRVRPAFAYWGWRAVVEETADGDAPSDAAVLPLFAALELLHGCALIHDDVIDDSGTRRGMPTIHVRFADLHRSNDWGGSSEKFGMSAAILLGDLSLVWADDLVATLDLPDDARRRVQRIWSDIRTEVLGGQYLDIVVESSGAPTIESAMQVATYKTASYTVARPLQLGAAAAADRPDVQALFHGIGNDLGVAFQLRDDLLGVFGDPAVTGKPSGDDLRSGKRTVLLAEAVERAAATDPAAERLLRSSIGTDLSDAQVRELCAVIDAVGAHAAVEDRIRMLSTRALDQLAAAPINPQAKAGLTDLARLAAHRSA; encoded by the coding sequence ATGGAACTGGCCGGTGCCGTCACCGAGCAACTCCGGACATATCTGTCGACCCGGCGTCGGGATGCGGCGTACATGGGCCCGGACTACCACCGGCTGATCGGCGCCCTGGAGGACTTCGTCCTCAACGGCGGCAAGCGGGTGCGCCCGGCCTTCGCCTACTGGGGCTGGCGCGCCGTCGTCGAGGAGACCGCCGACGGCGACGCACCCTCGGACGCCGCGGTGCTGCCGCTGTTCGCCGCGCTGGAACTGCTGCACGGCTGCGCACTCATCCACGACGACGTCATCGACGACTCCGGCACCCGGCGCGGCATGCCCACCATCCACGTCCGCTTCGCCGACCTGCACCGCAGCAACGATTGGGGCGGCTCGTCGGAGAAGTTCGGCATGTCCGCGGCCATCCTGCTCGGCGACCTGTCGCTGGTGTGGGCCGACGACCTGGTCGCCACCCTCGACCTGCCCGACGACGCCCGCCGACGGGTGCAGCGGATCTGGTCCGACATCCGCACCGAGGTGCTCGGCGGCCAGTACCTGGACATCGTGGTGGAATCCTCCGGCGCGCCGACCATCGAGTCCGCCATGCAGGTCGCCACCTACAAGACCGCGTCCTACACCGTCGCCCGGCCGCTGCAACTCGGCGCCGCCGCGGCCGCCGACCGCCCCGACGTGCAGGCCCTGTTCCACGGGATCGGCAACGACCTGGGGGTGGCGTTCCAGCTGCGCGACGACCTGCTCGGGGTGTTCGGCGACCCGGCGGTCACCGGCAAACCGTCCGGCGACGATCTGCGGTCGGGCAAGCGCACCGTGCTGCTGGCCGAGGCGGTGGAACGCGCCGCGGCGACCGACCCGGCCGCGGAGCGGCTGCTGCGCAGCTCTATCGGCACCGACCTCAGCGACGCCCAGGTGCGCGAACTCTGCGCGGTCATCGACGCGGTGGGCGCGCACGCGGCGGTGGAGGACCGGATTCGGATGCTGAGCACCCGGGCCCTGGACCAGCTCGCCGCCGCCCCGATCAACCCGCAGGCCAAGGCGGGACTGACCGACCTGGCGCGGCTGGCCGCCCACCGCAGCGCCTGA
- a CDS encoding peptidoglycan D,D-transpeptidase FtsI family protein — translation MSRDRQRRPAPPAAEGRALTAGHKADQRRTREATETVSSTASFAFRSRAGNIVMALVLVIATAQLFYLQVPGAPALQAQAASQLKVTDVEQAVRGAIVDRNNAKLAFTVEARALTFQPDVVRKQLQVARDKSSTEPEPDARLREIAKGVSTRLNNKPDYVTVLKKLRSTKPFEYLARAVDPAIATAITKEYPEVGAERQDLRQYPGGALAANIVGGIDWDGHGLLGLESAMDSVLAGADGSITYDRGSDGVVIPGSYRNKHSAVDGSTVQLTLDNDIQFYVQQQVQQARDLSGAKNVSAVVMDSRTGEVLAMANDNTFDPSQDIGRQEHRQMGNPSVSAPFEPGSVNKIITMATAIELGLTNPDEVFQVPGTIQMGGVSIKDAWGHGTVPFTTTGILGKSSNVGTLMIAQRVGPERFADMLGKFGLGQRTGVGLPGESAGLVPPMDQWSGSTFSNLPIGQGLSMTLLQMTGMYQAIANDGMRIPPRIVKATIDADGNRTEERRPEGVRVVSAETARSVRNMLRAVVQRDPMGYQQGTGPSASVEGYQMAGKTGTAQQINPACACYYDNVYWITFAGLATADDPRYVIGIMMDAPSRNADGTPGYSAAPLFHNISAWLMQRANVPLSADPGPPLLLEVI, via the coding sequence ATGAGCCGCGACCGGCAGCGCCGGCCGGCGCCCCCGGCGGCCGAGGGCCGGGCGTTGACCGCCGGTCACAAGGCCGATCAGCGCCGAACCCGTGAGGCAACCGAAACGGTAAGCAGCACCGCGTCGTTCGCGTTCCGCAGCCGGGCCGGCAACATCGTGATGGCGCTGGTGCTGGTCATCGCCACCGCCCAGCTGTTCTACCTGCAGGTCCCCGGTGCCCCGGCGCTGCAGGCCCAGGCCGCCAGCCAGCTCAAGGTCACCGACGTCGAGCAGGCCGTACGCGGGGCCATCGTCGACCGCAACAACGCCAAGCTGGCGTTCACCGTCGAGGCCCGCGCGCTGACCTTCCAGCCCGACGTGGTCCGCAAGCAGTTGCAGGTCGCCCGCGACAAGTCGAGCACCGAACCCGAACCTGATGCGCGGCTGCGGGAGATCGCCAAGGGCGTGTCGACCCGACTGAACAACAAGCCGGACTACGTCACCGTGCTCAAGAAGCTGCGCAGCACCAAGCCGTTCGAATACCTCGCCCGCGCAGTCGATCCCGCCATCGCCACCGCGATCACCAAGGAATACCCGGAGGTCGGCGCGGAACGACAGGACCTGCGCCAGTACCCCGGCGGCGCGCTGGCGGCCAACATCGTCGGCGGCATCGACTGGGACGGTCACGGCCTGCTCGGTCTGGAAAGCGCGATGGACTCGGTGCTGGCCGGCGCCGACGGCTCGATCACCTACGACCGCGGCTCCGACGGCGTGGTGATCCCCGGCAGCTACCGCAACAAGCACAGCGCCGTGGACGGCTCGACGGTGCAGCTCACCCTCGACAACGACATCCAGTTCTACGTTCAGCAGCAGGTCCAGCAGGCCCGCGACCTGTCCGGGGCCAAGAACGTCTCGGCCGTCGTGATGGACTCGCGCACCGGCGAGGTGCTGGCGATGGCCAACGACAACACCTTCGACCCGTCCCAGGACATCGGCCGGCAGGAACACCGGCAGATGGGCAACCCATCGGTGTCCGCGCCGTTCGAGCCGGGCTCGGTCAACAAGATCATTACCATGGCCACCGCGATCGAACTGGGGCTGACCAACCCCGACGAGGTCTTCCAGGTACCCGGCACCATCCAGATGGGCGGGGTCAGCATCAAGGACGCCTGGGGGCACGGCACCGTGCCGTTCACCACCACCGGGATCCTCGGAAAGTCCTCCAACGTCGGCACCCTGATGATCGCCCAGCGGGTCGGCCCGGAGCGGTTCGCCGACATGCTCGGCAAGTTCGGCCTCGGCCAGCGCACCGGCGTCGGGCTGCCCGGCGAGAGCGCCGGCCTGGTGCCGCCGATGGATCAGTGGTCGGGCAGCACCTTCTCCAACCTGCCGATCGGGCAGGGCCTTTCGATGACGCTGCTGCAGATGACCGGGATGTACCAGGCCATCGCCAACGACGGGATGCGGATTCCGCCGCGCATCGTCAAGGCCACCATCGACGCCGACGGCAACCGCACCGAGGAGCGCCGCCCGGAGGGCGTGCGGGTGGTCTCGGCCGAGACCGCGCGCAGCGTGCGCAACATGCTGCGGGCCGTGGTCCAGCGCGACCCGATGGGCTACCAGCAGGGCACCGGGCCGTCGGCCTCGGTCGAGGGCTATCAGATGGCCGGCAAGACCGGCACCGCCCAGCAGATCAACCCGGCCTGCGCCTGCTACTACGACAACGTCTACTGGATCACCTTCGCCGGACTGGCCACCGCCGACGACCCGCGGTACGTGATCGGCATCATGATGGACGCCCCGAGCCGCAACGCCGACGGCACGCCCGGCTACTCCGCGGCCCCGCTGTTCCACAACATCTCCGCGTGGCTGATGCAGCGCGCCAACGTCCCGCTGTCGGCCGATCCGGGCCCGCCGCTGCTGCTCGAGGTCATTTAG
- the mraZ gene encoding division/cell wall cluster transcriptional repressor MraZ, translating to MFLGTYTPKLDDKGRLTLPARFRDALAGGLMVTKGQDHSLAVFPRAEFEERARKAVADAKANPEKRADLRVFAAAADEQHPDAQGRITLSADHRRYADLSKDCVVIGSVDYLEIWDAQAWQDYQQTHEENFSAAGDEALRDSI from the coding sequence GTGTTTCTCGGTACCTACACGCCCAAGCTCGACGACAAGGGCCGGCTGACGCTGCCGGCCAGGTTCCGCGACGCACTGGCAGGAGGGTTGATGGTCACCAAGGGCCAAGATCACAGCCTCGCCGTGTTTCCCCGGGCCGAGTTCGAGGAACGCGCCCGCAAGGCCGTCGCCGACGCGAAGGCCAACCCGGAAAAGCGGGCCGACCTGCGGGTGTTCGCCGCAGCGGCCGACGAGCAGCATCCGGATGCGCAGGGCCGGATCACCCTGAGCGCCGACCACCGGCGGTACGCGGACCTGTCCAAGGACTGCGTAGTGATCGGCTCGGTCGACTACCTGGAGATCTGGGACGCCCAGGCCTGGCAGGACTACCAACAGACCCACGAAGAGAACTTCTCCGCGGCCGGCGATGAAGCACTTCGCGACAGCATCTGA
- the rsmH gene encoding 16S rRNA (cytosine(1402)-N(4))-methyltransferase RsmH, with protein MKHFATASDLEVNPDRAPRSLSEPTLAYFPNARCATSDRGHGARAGIRNRCGGGAVADDPGRYGHVPVLLDRCIELLAPALTAAQSDGTGAVIVDATLGAGGHSEALLTRYPGLRVIGLDRDPSALAIAGQRLAGFGDRFTAVYARYDEIGRALAESGLPATASIDGVLFDLGVSSMQLDRVERGFSYSADAPLDMRMDDGLSVTAADILNEYPQGEIAAILREFGEERFAGRIAGAVVRRRASAPLRTTSELVELLYQAIPAATRRTGGHPAKRTFQALRIAVNAELDSLRQALPAALEAVRPGGRVVVMAYQSLEDRIVKQVFAAATASRSPAGLPVELPGYGPEFTALTRGAERADDDEIERNPRSAPVRLRAVQRRMEGDGR; from the coding sequence ATGAAGCACTTCGCGACAGCATCTGATCTGGAGGTCAACCCGGACCGCGCACCGCGGTCTCTGTCCGAACCGACCCTGGCGTACTTCCCCAACGCCAGGTGCGCGACGTCGGACAGGGGCCACGGTGCACGGGCCGGGATTCGGAATCGATGTGGAGGTGGTGCGGTGGCCGACGATCCCGGGCGATACGGGCATGTTCCGGTGCTGCTGGACCGGTGCATCGAACTGCTCGCGCCGGCGCTGACCGCTGCCCAGTCCGACGGCACCGGGGCCGTCATCGTCGACGCCACCCTGGGTGCCGGTGGCCATTCCGAGGCGCTGCTGACGCGCTATCCCGGACTGCGGGTGATCGGCCTGGACCGCGACCCCTCGGCGCTGGCGATCGCGGGGCAGCGACTGGCCGGCTTCGGTGACCGGTTCACCGCCGTCTACGCCCGCTACGACGAGATTGGCCGGGCGCTGGCCGAATCCGGCTTGCCGGCAACCGCTTCCATCGACGGGGTGCTGTTCGACCTCGGGGTGTCCTCGATGCAGCTGGATCGCGTCGAACGCGGCTTCTCCTACTCGGCCGACGCGCCGCTGGACATGCGGATGGATGATGGCCTCTCGGTCACCGCCGCCGACATCCTCAACGAATATCCGCAGGGCGAAATCGCCGCGATTCTGCGGGAATTCGGCGAGGAGCGCTTTGCCGGACGGATCGCCGGCGCGGTGGTGCGCCGCCGCGCCAGCGCCCCGCTTCGGACCACCAGTGAGCTGGTCGAGCTGCTCTACCAAGCGATTCCGGCCGCGACCCGGCGGACCGGCGGACACCCGGCCAAGCGCACCTTCCAGGCGCTGCGGATCGCGGTCAACGCCGAACTCGACTCGCTGCGGCAGGCCCTGCCGGCGGCGCTGGAGGCCGTCCGCCCCGGCGGGCGGGTGGTGGTGATGGCCTATCAGTCGCTGGAAGACCGGATCGTCAAACAGGTCTTCGCCGCCGCGACGGCGAGTCGCTCGCCGGCCGGTTTGCCGGTCGAACTGCCTGGCTACGGACCGGAGTTCACCGCGCTGACCCGGGGGGCCGAGCGTGCCGACGACGACGAGATCGAACGCAATCCGCGCAGTGCGCCGGTACGACTGCGTGCCGTGCAGCGCCGGATGGAAGGGGACGGGCGATGA
- a CDS encoding DUF3040 domain-containing protein, whose translation MPLSEHEQRMLDQIESALYAEDPKFASSVRGGSMRAPSALRRLWGAGLVVLGLAMLVTGVAVTATRIGDFPVLSVLGFLVMFGGALFAVTGSRKPTAPNVTDISAAGKRGKGHGGSFSNRMEDRFRRRFEE comes from the coding sequence ATGCCACTCTCCGAGCATGAGCAGCGCATGCTCGACCAGATCGAGAGCGCTCTGTACGCCGAGGACCCCAAGTTCGCCTCCAGCGTGCGCGGCGGCTCGATGCGTGCGCCGTCGGCGCTGCGGCGCCTGTGGGGCGCCGGACTGGTCGTGCTGGGGTTGGCGATGCTGGTGACCGGGGTGGCCGTCACGGCCACCCGGATCGGCGACTTCCCGGTGCTGTCGGTGCTCGGCTTCCTGGTGATGTTCGGCGGCGCGTTGTTCGCCGTCACCGGCTCCCGGAAACCGACCGCGCCGAACGTCACCGACATTTCCGCCGCCGGTAAGCGCGGCAAGGGACACGGTGGATCGTTCAGTAACCGCATGGAAGATCGGTTCCGGCGCCGTTTCGAGGAGTAG
- a CDS encoding LppM family (lipo)protein: MRAPRRARRIRLLALVAALLLLSPLAAGCVRVRATLTVSPNDTVSGYIMAAAKPRNDADPGPQFSKDLPFGHKVAVTRYKRDGFVGSEAVFSNLTFAEVPQLADLNSDAAGVDLAFRRAGELVILEGRVDLTSLGTDDNEVKLSVAFPGEITSTNGERVSTSTVEWQLKPGIVNTMTAQARYTDPSTRLFNGAARWMALAALAVALAVGALAWKTRDQSPRVTAPEPTRD; the protein is encoded by the coding sequence GTGCGCGCCCCCCGTCGAGCCCGTCGAATCCGCCTGCTGGCGCTGGTCGCTGCGCTGCTGCTGCTGTCCCCGCTGGCCGCCGGCTGCGTGCGCGTCCGCGCCACACTGACCGTCTCCCCCAACGACACGGTGTCCGGCTACATCATGGCCGCGGCCAAGCCCCGCAATGACGCGGACCCGGGGCCGCAGTTCAGCAAGGACCTGCCGTTCGGCCACAAGGTCGCCGTCACCAGGTACAAGCGGGACGGCTTCGTCGGCTCGGAGGCGGTGTTCTCCAACCTGACCTTCGCCGAGGTCCCGCAGCTGGCCGACCTCAATTCCGACGCCGCCGGCGTCGACTTGGCGTTCCGGCGGGCCGGCGAACTGGTGATCCTGGAGGGCCGGGTCGACCTCACCTCACTGGGCACCGACGACAACGAGGTCAAGCTCAGCGTGGCGTTCCCCGGCGAGATCACCTCCACCAACGGCGAGCGGGTGTCCACCTCGACGGTGGAATGGCAGCTCAAGCCCGGCATCGTCAACACCATGACCGCCCAGGCCCGCTACACCGACCCGAGCACCCGGCTGTTCAACGGCGCCGCCAGGTGGATGGCGCTGGCCGCGCTGGCCGTCGCCCTGGCCGTCGGCGCGTTGGCCTGGAAGACCCGGGATCAGTCGCCGCGGGTGACCGCACCCGAGCCGACCCGGGACTGA